The following nucleotide sequence is from Leishmania mexicana MHOM/GT/2001/U1103 complete genome, chromosome 24.
GttgtcaccaccaccatcaccaccacacaccctcGTGCCCAATCTTCGGCATACACACGGCCGCCCAGCGAATCCGAAAGACACATCAGGGCCTTTGCGCTCAACACCGTGGGTGCGCTGACATCATCCTTGTCGGCTTGTTGGCCTCTCTTCCCCGAGGTGCTCCTCTCGGGTGTTCTGCCTTACTAGTACGTCACCCGCACTCCCTTTCcctgctcttctttttccgAGGATTGTGCAAGCATCGACCCAgtgcggtgccgcgcacgtgcaccaACGCATTGCTCCCCGGTGGGCTGCgggtgcaccccccccctcccccagacGAAGAAATGCCGGCGGCAAGTCCCCCGCGTGGCGGAGCTCCCTCGCTCGCCGTGGGCCGAGGGTGCGGCACAGGCAGACATCAAGCCAGGtgcggccgcaccgccccctAGCCACCATGCACGCATCGGTGCAGCGACAGGAGGCTGCGGCCCCCTTGCTTGCCGCCATCGCGCTGAATGtggcgccgcggagctgggGCATGCCCCGCGACGCGGACAACTTGACCAGCCACGACGCAGAGGGCCACGCGTGGTCGGTGCTTAGAGGCTGGCGCACCCTCCTCGCGGCGCGCTTGGCCACCAttcgtggcgctgcgggcccgccgcgcgcgcctcatGTCCGCCTGTCTTTGGCTGCCGTGAGCTggcgcacgacggcgacgctgacgAGCTTGCGACGTCTGCACCGCCAGAAGAGCCAACGCCAAGCCGACACTCCCTGTCACGCGCACGACAGACGCGGTCCGCCTATATCGAGGCGCACCGTCCACACGTGAGCCTCTGCCTGGCGACGAGCAGCGCGCCAGGCGCATGGCCCGATTCGACGGCAGACGGTTCGTCCGAGACGCCCAGGATGTGGCTGTGGGGCGGCCGAAGAGGTGGCGCGCTGTGGTCGCGTGTCTGCGTCCGTTGGAtgcgctgtgcgcggtggcagagTATACGCATGGCACCATAGATGTGTTGTGCCACACCCGCCAcggtctcctcctcgtcattCTTTTTTTCGCGTGTTTCTCGCCGTCGTTCGCTCGTCCCCAATCctcgcatgtgtgtgtgtgagcatGTCTTGCCCCCCCCGAtggcagagggggagggcacctCACACAGTGCGCGGTGTCACAGGGTCCAGTGCCTGCGGCGCAGGGAGGCCAGTGCGatgctgtgccgctgctgatgtccgcggtcaggtcctgggggaggaggggaggcggcgctgcgtcggtgcctcctgctgcagcgcacacgcttgtgccatctGTGTGATGggcagtgcgtgtgcgtgaccCGAGCGTATCTCGCCTGGACCCCACCGCCCAttggtgggggggggtgagtgTCATCCCGAGGAACATAGCAGGTCGCCACCTGCGGGCCGGGTATGGGGGGGGGTAGGGCttgaggcaggggccgtgcacTCGTGACTGAGCCGGCGCACATTGCTGtaacgtgtgcgtgtgtgtgccgctgcctcgcacgACGCCGATGGTGGGGCCTGTGGCAAGGCTGGGCGGTGGAGGCTGTGCGGCGTTTGGCCTCGTGTTGTATAGTAGAGCAACGGGGCTGGGCCACGTTGAACAAAATGATGTGCACAGCCGTTTATGCGAATCTTTTTCGGTGCGCTTCTCCATCCCACTTGTGacctctctcctctcgctctctctgaACGGCGTTACCTTTCCTCACTTGTTCTCTGACTGTCCGTTTCATCACGCTCACGCACTCTTACTCACAACTGCGCGATCTGCGCCGTCTCCCTTCCATCATCGGCACTGGTGTGCTATTCTCATCGTTTCTTATTCTACACGCGCGTTAGCTTGCCTACATGGTTGTGTAGTGCAAAAGTACACCAAGCCAGCATCCGATCAGTCGCCAACGCGCCCACcggacacccacacacacacatagacacatacggagagacacacatCCTTGCACATCCCCAGCTAACGACAACGGCAACGGTAGAGGAGGTGtagagggagtggggggtgCGTCACGCCACAGCAACCGTGACATATCGACCCTGCAAAAAAACATGGAGGAGAATGCCACTGTACCCTACGTGCTGGGCATCGGCACGCTGCCGACAAGCACGGTGCAACTTGTGGCGTACGTTGCAGCCTTGGTGATGGCCGGAATGATCGAGTATGTCCTGCAAGTTCTACCAAGGTGCTACCGTTTCGCAGCCGCCCGTGCCAAGGAGGTTCGCAACACAGCAGAGGACATATGGCACCCACCCCGCAGCATCCGTAAGACCATGTGGTGCCTCACCACCCTCATGCGCCGGTGGGAGGTGTTCACGGTGCCTGGCATCACCTTCGTTCTGTTATACCTCTGTACCGTCAGGAGCCTCATTCACCTGTACAAATTTCACGAAAATCCAGACAATATCCAACTCTGGACGTACCAGGAGACGCATTTTGACCTCACGTCAATGGGCCCCTCGCTCGTCTCCCCTGTGCACGACCCGCGCTCCTTGAGCCCGTACGGGCCGCGGTCGGACCGTACGCTGGCGCACTTCTGCGGCCGGCCCACGGCCAGCAGCTACGACGGCTACGCcggcgcgccgcacgcgGCGTACATCCACCATGACGTGGAGCACGACCGCTACGTGGTGCGCACCttcggccgcggcggcatgCGCGTGGAcgagcgccggcgcagcggcgtgggCCGCAGCACCTACGAGGCCTTCTGTGCCGCGCCGCTGagcgtgcagcgcggcacgccgctggcgccgtcgccgtggctCGCCGGCGAGGCCAACTGGCagctcggcgacgccgcgccgcggcaCGCCGTCAACGGCGCATTCAGCTTCACTGTGCGGCCTCTCGCCgtgcctcacgcagctgccgccgccactgccgcagcggccaccgGTACCACTGaccgcagcagtggcaccgccgacgcggaCTTCACCAAGGCGGACCAGGGGCTGCGCACGCACTACCGCCGCTACACGcgcgacgagctgctgcagcgccacgcacacctcGACTTCATCTACTCCTACGTCAACGGCAGCGACATCACGCGCAGCTACACGAAGCCGTTTGCGAAGACGTGGGAGTGCTGGAACATGATCGCgtcggtgcagctgctgtggggCGAGATGCAGCGCGCGGCCGACACGGATACCAACGCGCCGCACATCGCCGAGGACGCCTTCAGCCGCTACATCGCCGAGCTGCTGTTCGTGTCGGCGTCGAGCCCGTGCGCCATgtcggagctgctggcggacgTGGGCGCCGGCAAGGACGCGATGAAGCGCGTGGAGGCGTCGCTGTGGTGGGCCGCCACGCACCCGAGCGGACCCCGCCACGCCgagggcgcaccgctgccgccgccggagatGACGCTGACGAAcatggagctgctgcgcgcgctggGTGCGGACCTGGAGAGCGTGAAGCCGGACGACATCGACGCAGACTGCgacgagctgcgccacggcatGCGCGGGCTGCtggagcacacgcgcagctggcACCGCGGCCGCATGGCCGTCGTGGCGCCGTACGGCAACGTGCCGCTGTGGCTGAACCACAGCAAGAACTTCTTCATGCGCTCCCTctacgccgctgccacggcgacCGCGGCGCGCTCTGAGGCGTCGGGTGGTTCcgctgatggcggcggtTCGAGGGTGCTCGGGACGGCCGAGGCGCGTTtcgtgaaggaggcgcacacCGGCACGCTGCACTACACGCGCATCCACATTGTGGACCAGCGCGCGCTGATGCCGCCCGCGCCGCTGACGACTGTCAACAGCTACGTCGTCGAGCCCTTCGTGTACCGGCTGCGCAATGCGTCCTCCGTCTTCGTCTACATGAACGACGACTACCTCATCATGAAGGACGTCGACATCACAGACTTCGTGAACGAGTTTGGTggaccgctgctgcgtatCCGAAAGTCAGACTCGATGGAGTACTTCGAGTCAAATCTCGACTACTTCCGCCGAGGTCTGGTGTTCAACACGATGCTCATGCACCGCGACCTGGACAAGACACCCGCAGATCTGGAGGAGCTTGTGCagccggctgctgctgccactgccctGACGTCAGAGGATGGCGAGGCtgccgtggtgcagcgcggcatcgtgcgcgcgtcgtgggccgccttcaccgctgccgtggacgcgcgcagcagcgcgaggacgtcgggaggcggcgcgagggcgacgagcacggcgtgcgcgagcaacagcagcgccgctgtgtgcgcgtgggcggAGTGCGCGTGGGGTGCCGCTGACGGAGCGCTGGCGCGCGGCACGTGTGCGATGCCGCGCGTATCGACGCAGGGCGAGCCGGCGTGGGCCGCGGACGCAGCGGGCACCTTTGCGCTGGTGTCTGCGCCGTCTACGAGGCCCGGCAGCAAGGAGTGGGCGTGGGCAGGCcaggcgcagatgccggcgCTCGTGCACTGGGGCCGCCGCGTGCTGGACCGCGTGACGGCAGACCTCATCGCCCCGCGCTACTACCTCAAAACATCCACCATCGTCTTGTCAGACGACGACATCGAGCGGTTTCCGCCGCAAGCGGCCTTGTCGAGTGTAGCAGAGCACCTGCACTTGCTTATCGAGGTCTTGGCGCATGTCCGAcgagacgacgaggatgtcGCCGATACGAAGAGCTCATCAATGCAATACCTTCGCAAGTTCACGCATGCCATCGCCAATCACGAGTTCCCGACGCACCGCACGTTCAAGACGCAGCCGCGTCTGCGCAAGTACCGCATGCGACTCGATAGCCACGCGCCCTACCCACAGTGCCGCAACATGTGGGGCTACATCCACAAGCGCTACGCACCCGACCTCAACCTGAACATGTTCATGGAGCGTAAGCGCACCACGATGgacctgctgccgccatcgaCGCACACGGCGCACATGCTGCGGCATCCGTGGGCCGCGTCGAGCCAGTACCTGCCGTACCTGATGGCGAAGCAGGCGTGGCGCATGCAGCGCGGTGCCGGACTGTCGCCACTGGGCAACGACACACCGGTGTTCCCGGTGGTGGACGTGGCGCTGGACAACGAGGACGGCTGCGCGCCAGCCACTTACATtacggaggcagaggaatCGGCGAGGTACCACGAGTTCCGCGACGACCGGGCTTGGAATCGGAGGGCAATGGACAAAATTCGTAGCTACCGGGGAGTCAAGCCGTTCACGAACATCAACTCAAAGTTCTCGAGCAACGCGGTCGGCGAAACGCTCCGCAACTTCCTGGAGGAGCTCTTCCCGACCCCcatgctgctggagcagcacTGGCACGTAGTGAAGGGGAAGAAACGGATAGAAACACTGCGGGTATCGCGGCGCATCGATGAGGAGAGCGGTGCGCGTGACCTGCAATTTGCGCATGTGGACGTCAACTTCAAGCGGCTGATGCACCTGCCGCTGATCCTTGTGAgcaacgacgaggagggcttctgcccgctgctgcgcagcttgCGGCACGCACTGCCGGACTTCCGCGGGAGGCGCgtggtgcaggtgctggtgccgccggcggaCGGGATGTCGCtgggtgcggcgcgcgcggaccGGCGACACGCCTACCGCGACTTCCTGCcggtggcgcgctgcagcctGTCGGCGGACCGGCTTCGCCgcgtgacgctgccggcggacagcagcgtggcggatgtggtggcggcggggctgcggctggcgcgcgatggcgtggcggtggggcggtgggaggcgccggcgctggtggagctgcgcgggcggcgcgcggtgcaggcgctggtgatcgacgcgcgcacgctgcacaCCGGTGCACGCGGCTTCACGGAGCTGCCGTTCGCGCTGGCCGTGCCGgccgagctgctggcgcacgaAGACTTTGCGGAGCACCTGCTggatgccgccgcgcagtCGCTGGTGCGGCCACCCACGGCAGCCGAGGCGACCATggtcgccgcggtggtgcctATGGAGGAAGCCGGCCGGCGTAAAGAGGCCGCCGCTCCTGAGGACTTCGCGGCGagcgtgctggtgctgtcggaggcggatgcggaGGTGCGTCACACGCACTGGGCCCACGGCGCCTCCGAGCACGACCTGCTGAGCgggatgccgctgccgtaTGACAAGATGGAGGAtgtggaggagatggtgcAGTGGGGCTTCtgagtgctgctgctgctgccatgcGGGTAGGGgaggcgccgtcgtgcgcctTTTGTTTCAGACTTGTGCAGATGCCTGTGGGGAGTGAAGGAGGTGTATGGAGATCAGGTAGATGTTACGGTCTTCAAGCCATAGAGCTGAGCAAACCCCATCTATGGTGAAGTGCCTGGTGCTCATGTCACGCGAAGGTGGAGGAACTGCTCATAGACAGGAGGAGCGGGGCACCGTTGTCTACTGGGCTATCGATTTCGCTGTTATCTGTTGAGGGCTATTCTTTGATTTTTTTACTGGTTACTGTTTACGCGCGGTggcgggtgagggagggcgatgcaccagcggcggcgtgtgcgctgtggcTTCTCTTCTGTAAGCACCTTcatgggtgcgtgtgcggggtGCCCTCGCCTCGTCTCTGTGTCGTTCCCATTCGCTTTCCCCcatgcgtgtctgcgctGTTCTGCGTTGGTGCACCGATGccattctctctccccccgcccctcttcTGCTCTGAACAGCATACGTGCGTTCAGGGTGCGAGGCTCGATTGACGGCTGGCGAGGCCGAGCGGCACCCGTGTCTTGTCGCAAGCCATAGCCAcaacgacgaccaccacgaCCGAAGTACTCCTgccaggggggaggggcaaagGACAGGTGGGGCACCGTCATCCGTGTTTCCGGTGCGAcgtggtgggggagagggggggcacACCCATACTtccatttttcttttttcttgttttttttttctgcatGGGGGGGCGAGTGAGACGGAGTCGCACCGTAGATGTTAAGCGACCTCGTGTggaggagtggggtggggagggaggaggaaggggcggtggcagcgcaggAGCTGCCCGACATACCCGCataccctcccccccaccaccaccaccactaccaccgccgcacaggCGATAGTTGAAAAAACGTGACGGCTGCTTTGGGCAGGCTAAGGACGGCGCATGCATGTGAACTTCCCGGCAATCAGGACGcatcccaccccaccacacacggCGTTCCGTTCACCATCCCCCGCTCCGCCTTCTCTGTCGTTCGCTCGTCCCCAATCctcgcatgtgtgtgtgtgagcatgtcttgcccccccccgatggcagagggggagggcacctCACACAGTGCGCGGTGTCACAGGGTCCAGTGCCTGCGGCGCAGGGAGGCCAGTGCGatgctgtgccgctgctgatgtccgcggtcaggtcctgggggaggaggggaggcggcgctgcgtcggtgcctcctgctgcagtgcacacgcttgtgccatctGTGTGATGggcagtgcgtgtgcgtgaccCGAGCGTATCTCGCCTGGACCCCACCGCCCATtggtggggagggtgagTGTCATCCCGAGGAACATAGCAGGTCGCCACCTGCGGGCCGGGTATGGGGGGGGTAGGGCttgaggcaggggccgtgcacTCGTGACTGAGCCGGCGCACATTGCTGtaacgtgtgcgtgtgtgtgccgctgcctcgcacgACGCCGATGGTGGGGCCTGTGGCAAGGCTGGGCGGTGGAGGCTGTGCGGCGTTTGGCCTCGTGTTGTATAGTAGAGCAGCGGGGCTGGGCCCACATCGAAGAGCGAAAGAAGAAACGCACAAAGACATGAGTGCCTGCCGTTCTCGTGTGTTGTTCGCTTCCTGTGCCGCGTGCTCTGGAAGAGTGCCATCGTTGCACGGGTCCCTTCTGCTTGTCGTCCTTCATTGTGTACAcagcctccgccacctcccctctGGTCTGCCGCATACGCGCGTCCACTGTGTTTTCTTTGGGCGGGAGTCTTCTGTTTCGTAACAAGATATGTTTTCcgcacgcctccctccctgttgCTCCCTTACGGagacgcgcgcacccacccaGCTCTTCGCTTCTGCaagtctctctctgtgtgtatgtgtgacGAGGGGGCCTCTCACACCTCTAGGCCTCACTGTCGGTCACACGTATAGCCTGTtggtatatatatatatatgaagtcaagagagggaagggcaCACACCCCGCCTCCTTGAGGCGATGCATTCCCTTTCCAGTTccgtcacccccccctcATCCTTGATACTCGTCCCTTGTCTCCCTTTGCCCAGGTGGCACGTGCACCGCTGTGAGTTGGGAAGCACGCAGACAGCGAGAGGGCCGCACGTCGCATCAGCTGTGGTCTTCTCAGCGACGAAATTATTTTCAAGGGAAAGGGCAGCATATAAATGTGGATCTAAAGAGTTATGTGCTATCGTGAAGGCATGCCTCGGAGCACGAGTGATCGCGAACTCTCGCACTCTGTCCAactcgcctccctctctccgttcCTCCGCCAGCAAGCTCAGTGTGCACCCCGCCCCTGCCTGACCTCTTTCGGTTGGTTTGGTCTGTGTATGTATCGCCGTGCGCTTTTCTCGGGGCATGACGGTGCAGCCACGATcgagggcagaggaggggcggagctCTCGTTTTCCGTTTGGCGTCCAGTGTGTGGAGGCGATCACGTTTCTGTTCCTGTGTCGGTGCTACTtaccgccctcccccttgcctGTCTTCTGGCAGTGACATCATGGACGGCCCCATTCTCTCGCTatcgccttctctctcgtcgtTCCCACTCTCCGTGTCTCCCGAGTACGCCCCAACTCCCTCTCCGGGCCCCCCTACCTTACATTCTCCGCCTGGTGAGATGGGGCAACTGGGCGGACGTGCAGCCCCGCATTCTTGCTTGGACACACAAGcagtggcacacacacacagacacacacagatatgcttgggtgtgtgcgtgtgcgtgtgtgcatcgcTGCTCCTCTACAAGAAAGGACGGGCTCCACTAGTGCGGGTGTGACGCTGGTGCGACTCTCTGCctg
It contains:
- a CDS encoding hypothetical predicted transmembrane protein, which produces MEENATVPYVLGIGTLPTSTVQLVAYVAALVMAGMIEYVLQVLPRCYRFAAARAKEVRNTAEDIWHPPRSIRKTMWCLTTLMRRWEVFTVPGITFVLLYLCTVRSLIHLYKFHENPDNIQLWTYQETHFDLTSMGPSLVSPVHDPRSLSPYGPRSDRTLAHFCGRPTASSYDGYAGAPHAAYIHHDVEHDRYVVRTFGRGGMRVDERRRSGVGRSTYEAFCAAPLSVQRGTPLAPSPWLAGEANWQLGDAAPRHAVNGAFSFTVRPLAVPHAAAAATAAAATGTTDRSSGTADADFTKADQGLRTHYRRYTRDELLQRHAHLDFIYSYVNGSDITRSYTKPFAKTWECWNMIASVQLLWGEMQRAADTDTNAPHIAEDAFSRYIAELLFVSASSPCAMSELLADVGAGKDAMKRVEASLWWAATHPSGPRHAEGAPLPPPEMTLTNMELLRALGADLESVKPDDIDADCDELRHGMRGLLEHTRSWHRGRMAVVAPYGNVPLWLNHSKNFFMRSLYAAATATAARSEASGGSADGGGSRVLGTAEARFVKEAHTGTLHYTRIHIVDQRALMPPAPLTTVNSYVVEPFVYRLRNASSVFVYMNDDYLIMKDVDITDFVNEFGGPLLRIRKSDSMEYFESNLDYFRRGLVFNTMLMHRDLDKTPADLEELVQPAAAATALTSEDGEAAVVQRGIVRASWAAFTAAVDARSSARTSGGGARATSTACASNSSAAVCAWAECAWGAADGALARGTCAMPRVSTQGEPAWAADAAGTFALVSAPSTRPGSKEWAWAGQAQMPALVHWGRRVLDRVTADLIAPRYYLKTSTIVLSDDDIERFPPQAALSSVAEHLHLLIEVLAHVRRDDEDVADTKSSSMQYLRKFTHAIANHEFPTHRTFKTQPRLRKYRMRLDSHAPYPQCRNMWGYIHKRYAPDLNLNMFMERKRTTMDLLPPSTHTAHMLRHPWAASSQYLPYLMAKQAWRMQRGAGLSPLGNDTPVFPVVDVALDNEDGCAPATYITEAEESARYHEFRDDRAWNRRAMDKIRSYRGVKPFTNINSKFSSNAVGETLRNFLEELFPTPMLLEQHWHVVKGKKRIETLRVSRRIDEESGARDLQFAHVDVNFKRLMHLPLILVSNDEEGFCPLLRSLRHALPDFRGRRVVQVLVPPADGMSLGAARADRRHAYRDFLPVARCSLSADRLRRVTLPADSSVADVVAAGLRLARDGVAVGRWEAPALVELRGRRAVQALVIDARTLHTGARGFTELPFALAVPAELLAHEDFAEHLLDAAAQSLVRPPTAAEATMVAAVVPMEEAGRRKEAAAPEDFAASVLVLSEADAEVRHTHWAHGASEHDLLSGMPLPYDKMEDVEEMVQWGF